In Vibrio marisflavi CECT 7928, the following are encoded in one genomic region:
- a CDS encoding YjjI family glycine radical enzyme has protein sequence MTLSKQRLYSIVTDNCLSPSQKRNYLAAEAEASLPYPDLSIDAKLAKDEGIICDLFEGHAPYKPRYVLPDYGKFLKQGSEYLELSHAEDFDDAINMLTILYHHVPSVTSIPVYLGQLDEILLPYASSLSEEQIYKKLKHFWIMLDRTLPDAFMHANIGPSDNIICRTILRIDAELKQVAPNLTFMYDPHTTPQELLRIATDNICQCSKPHIANTPVHEDVFGKGRFGIVSCYNVLPLAGGANTLARINLKKVAEKADNFTHFIDKVLPEYCDNLFELIDTRCTFLHEKSGFFKQSFLIEEGLIEESRFSPMFGIVGMAEAVNTLLSKQNSAEQYGHSESANQLGYQISAKLAQVVESHEVKYGLNKRALLHAQGGIDLDHGVTPGVRIPYGSEPDPVTYIQATSGHHPYYLSGISDILTIDETVKSNPQAMYDLCLGAFHMGFREFTANVESNDLMRVTGYMVKRSELAEFKEKGSRMNTTVFASGAADNLSVLDRKPRVISGETSPKFQIKSSEALSNEVRES, from the coding sequence ATGACTCTCTCTAAGCAACGACTCTACAGCATAGTCACAGACAACTGCCTTTCACCATCTCAAAAAAGAAACTATTTAGCAGCCGAGGCAGAAGCTAGCCTTCCCTATCCAGACCTTTCCATAGACGCGAAGCTCGCCAAAGATGAAGGCATAATCTGTGATCTATTTGAAGGCCACGCCCCTTATAAGCCTCGCTATGTACTACCCGATTATGGCAAGTTTCTAAAGCAAGGCTCAGAGTATTTAGAGCTGTCACACGCTGAAGATTTTGATGATGCGATAAACATGCTGACTATTTTGTATCATCATGTTCCTTCGGTGACTTCTATTCCTGTGTACCTTGGGCAGCTCGATGAGATTCTTCTTCCCTACGCAAGTTCACTAAGCGAAGAGCAGATTTACAAAAAGCTTAAACACTTTTGGATTATGCTTGATCGCACTTTGCCTGATGCCTTTATGCACGCCAATATTGGTCCAAGTGATAACATTATTTGCCGCACCATTTTGCGCATTGACGCCGAGCTTAAACAAGTCGCGCCCAACCTCACCTTTATGTATGACCCACATACAACACCTCAAGAGTTATTGCGAATCGCGACAGACAATATCTGCCAATGCAGCAAACCACACATCGCCAATACGCCAGTACATGAAGATGTTTTTGGCAAAGGTAGATTTGGCATTGTAAGCTGTTACAACGTCTTACCACTCGCGGGAGGTGCAAACACTCTCGCTCGAATAAATTTAAAGAAAGTCGCAGAAAAAGCCGACAATTTCACTCATTTTATCGACAAGGTTTTACCTGAATACTGTGACAATCTATTTGAACTGATCGACACTCGCTGTACTTTCTTGCACGAAAAGTCGGGCTTTTTCAAGCAGAGCTTTCTCATCGAAGAGGGCTTAATCGAAGAATCGCGTTTCTCTCCTATGTTTGGAATTGTCGGAATGGCAGAAGCCGTCAATACACTGCTAAGCAAGCAAAACAGCGCCGAGCAATACGGACATTCAGAAAGCGCCAATCAACTTGGATATCAAATATCAGCCAAGCTAGCGCAGGTAGTTGAATCACATGAAGTTAAATATGGCTTGAACAAGCGCGCCTTGTTACATGCTCAAGGCGGAATAGACCTAGACCACGGCGTAACACCCGGCGTTCGAATCCCTTATGGTAGTGAACCTGATCCCGTAACATATATCCAAGCAACGTCTGGACATCATCCATACTACCTGTCAGGTATCAGCGACATACTCACCATCGATGAGACGGTCAAGTCAAACCCTCAAGCCATGTATGACCTATGCTTAGGAGCATTTCATATGGGCTTTAGAGAGTTCACTGCAAACGTAGAATCTAACGACTTGATGCGAGTGACTGGTTATATGGTAAAACGCTCTGAACTGGCCGAATTTAAAGAGAAAGGCTCTCGCATGAATACCACTGTTTTCGCAAGTGGTGCAGCAGACAACTTGTCGGTACTAGACAGAAAACCACGAGTTATCAGCGGCGAAACTTCACCGAAGTTTCAAATAAAGAGTTCAGAGGCTCTGAGCAATGAAGTTCGCGAGAGTTAG
- a CDS encoding YjjW family glycine radical enzyme activase has product MKFARVSKVLPFSCVDGPGNRLVIFLQGCNYACLSCHNPYTINHCNDCGECIDTCPSNALTLNSDNKVNWHSQLCSQCDKCIDVCPNQSSPKINSYSCEAMYKLVKKHAPFISGITVSGGEATLQLPFIFSLFSRIKHDAALSHLTCFIDSNGSLSLQGWQKILPYLDGAMVDLKAWKNEVHCHLTGRKNTRVLETIRYLAEHDKLYEIRLLQIPNQTDFEQSIAELAEFINALPNEVQLKINAFRTHGVKGEAKKWQECKSEDTHNLRYELENKVNVKVIA; this is encoded by the coding sequence ATGAAGTTCGCGAGAGTTAGTAAGGTTTTACCTTTTTCTTGCGTTGATGGACCAGGCAACCGCCTGGTCATTTTTCTGCAAGGCTGCAACTATGCCTGCCTAAGTTGTCACAACCCATACACAATCAATCACTGCAATGATTGTGGCGAGTGCATTGACACATGCCCAAGCAATGCTTTGACGCTAAATAGCGACAACAAGGTAAATTGGCATAGTCAACTTTGCAGCCAGTGCGACAAGTGCATAGATGTTTGCCCAAACCAATCTTCCCCGAAAATCAACTCTTACAGTTGTGAAGCTATGTATAAGCTGGTAAAAAAACATGCTCCTTTTATCAGTGGCATTACGGTATCAGGCGGAGAAGCAACACTTCAACTGCCCTTCATTTTTTCTCTGTTTAGCCGTATAAAACATGACGCTGCACTGTCTCATTTAACTTGCTTTATTGATAGCAACGGCTCACTTTCGCTTCAAGGTTGGCAAAAAATCCTTCCTTATTTAGATGGGGCAATGGTCGATCTTAAAGCTTGGAAAAATGAAGTACATTGCCATTTAACAGGCAGAAAAAATACTCGGGTACTAGAGACAATTCGATACCTGGCTGAGCATGACAAACTGTATGAAATACGCTTACTTCAGATACCGAACCAAACGGACTTTGAGCAAAGTATTGCTGAACTCGCGGAGTTTATTAACGCTCTGCCAAATGAGGTTCAATTGAAAATCAACGCGTTTCGAACTCATGGAGTAAAAGGTGAAGCGAAAAAGTGGCAAGAATGCAAAAGCGAAGACACCCACAACCTAAGATATGAGCTAGAAAATAAAGTAAACGTAAAGGTCATTGCGTAG
- a CDS encoding SufE family protein has protein sequence MSIENYSDFGSKITSEDIAKTMSDLTGWEDKYRQVIQWGKQLPKFTDEQKQEEIKVSGCESQVWLVCEQVDGVWQIAADSDARIVRGLITLVLAAYDGKTSQQIAEFDIEQYFNQLGLIEHLSPSRGNGLYAIVEEVRQKVSQADKS, from the coding sequence ATGTCGATAGAGAACTACAGTGATTTCGGTAGCAAGATAACCAGTGAAGACATTGCAAAAACAATGAGTGATCTGACTGGTTGGGAAGACAAGTATCGCCAAGTGATCCAATGGGGTAAACAGCTACCTAAATTTACTGATGAGCAAAAGCAAGAAGAAATAAAAGTGTCTGGTTGTGAAAGCCAAGTTTGGCTTGTTTGTGAACAAGTTGATGGCGTTTGGCAGATTGCAGCAGATTCTGATGCTCGAATTGTTCGAGGGTTGATTACGTTAGTATTAGCGGCCTACGATGGCAAAACCAGCCAACAGATCGCAGAGTTCGATATTGAGCAGTATTTTAATCAATTGGGCCTTATCGAGCATTTAAGTCCATCTCGCGGAAATGGGCTTTATGCGATAGTGGAAGAGGTGCGTCAGAAAGTTAGCCAAGCCGATAAGAGCTGA
- the tcdA gene encoding tRNA cyclic N6-threonylcarbamoyladenosine(37) synthase TcdA, which translates to MRELNSPASESYDQRFGGTRRLYGQSEVEILRAAHVCVIGIGGVGSWSVEALARTGIGELTLIDMDDVCVTNINRQIHAMSGTVGESKAEVMAERIKLINPDCKVNVIDDFIGPENQQEYLNKGYDYVIDAIDSIKAKVALLAYCRSNKIKVITIGGAGGQIDPTQIKTADLTKTIQDPLAKKVKDRLRHQFNFPKNPQRKFGIECVFSTEQLKYPQADGSVCGVKSSAEGPKRMDCSSGFGASTMVTATFGFVAAARVVEKLIQKYKK; encoded by the coding sequence ATGCGTGAACTCAACTCCCCAGCATCAGAATCTTATGACCAGCGCTTTGGTGGTACCCGTAGGCTTTATGGTCAAAGCGAGGTAGAGATCCTAAGAGCCGCGCATGTGTGCGTGATTGGTATCGGAGGAGTAGGTTCATGGTCAGTAGAGGCACTCGCCAGAACCGGTATTGGTGAGCTTACGCTTATCGATATGGATGACGTGTGTGTGACCAATATTAATCGCCAAATACATGCTATGTCCGGAACGGTGGGTGAAAGCAAAGCTGAAGTGATGGCAGAGCGAATTAAACTCATCAATCCAGATTGCAAAGTGAACGTTATCGATGACTTTATTGGTCCAGAGAATCAGCAGGAATACTTAAACAAAGGTTATGACTATGTGATTGATGCAATTGATAGCATCAAAGCGAAAGTAGCACTGCTTGCTTACTGCCGCAGCAACAAAATCAAAGTGATTACAATTGGCGGCGCTGGTGGACAAATCGATCCCACTCAAATTAAAACGGCTGATTTAACCAAAACTATTCAAGACCCTTTAGCAAAAAAGGTGAAAGATAGGCTACGCCATCAATTTAACTTCCCTAAAAATCCACAACGTAAGTTTGGTATCGAATGTGTATTTTCAACTGAACAACTGAAGTACCCGCAAGCTGATGGTTCTGTCTGCGGAGTCAAGTCTTCAGCAGAAGGGCCAAAACGTATGGATTGTTCCAGTGGCTTTGGCGCATCCACCATGGTGACCGCGACATTTGGCTTCGTTGCAGCAGCTCGTGTGGTTGAAAAGCTTATTCAAAAGTACAAGAAGTAG
- the mltA gene encoding murein transglycosylase A: MASITKFSSILIASALLAGCVNPTDRGQQYQDGQFHSILNKSETIQSNAPRDYSKFSKQANEVTSRSPSMATTYQPLYKKLNDWILESGDPKDLSKYGVQAAQLGGGDDKGNVLFTGYFSPVMELRHQANDKFKYPVYAKPDCESECPTRAQIYDGALKGKGLELGYASNRIDPFIMEVQGSGFVHFEDDDTLEYFSYGGKNNKPYVSIGKILIEEGEVPREKMSLKAIKEWVHSHNDQQVKDLLEQNPSFVFFLPRKAHDVLGTAGIPLLPMASVAGDSSILPMGTPILAEVPLVNADGTWSGVHQLRLLLVLDTGGAVKDNHLDLYYGMGPRAGIEAGHYKYFGRVWKLGLNHSATQAPWAKPPEKLSR, translated from the coding sequence ATGGCAAGTATTACCAAGTTTTCATCTATTTTAATCGCGTCTGCTTTGCTGGCTGGCTGTGTCAATCCAACAGATAGAGGGCAGCAGTATCAAGATGGTCAATTCCACTCAATCTTGAATAAATCAGAGACCATTCAATCTAACGCGCCACGTGATTATTCCAAATTTTCTAAGCAAGCGAATGAAGTGACAAGCCGCTCTCCGTCGATGGCGACGACCTATCAGCCACTGTATAAGAAACTCAACGATTGGATATTAGAAAGCGGAGATCCAAAAGACCTGAGCAAATATGGTGTTCAAGCGGCTCAATTGGGTGGCGGGGATGATAAAGGTAACGTGTTATTTACCGGCTACTTTTCTCCTGTGATGGAACTGCGTCATCAAGCAAATGACAAGTTTAAATATCCTGTTTATGCCAAACCTGATTGTGAAAGTGAGTGTCCAACTCGCGCACAGATTTACGATGGTGCTCTGAAAGGGAAAGGTTTAGAGCTCGGTTATGCGTCGAATCGAATTGACCCATTTATCATGGAAGTGCAGGGTAGTGGCTTTGTTCATTTCGAAGACGATGACACGCTAGAGTATTTTTCTTATGGCGGTAAAAACAATAAGCCATATGTTAGTATTGGTAAGATTCTGATTGAAGAAGGTGAAGTTCCGAGAGAGAAAATGTCGCTCAAAGCGATTAAAGAATGGGTACATAGCCACAACGATCAACAAGTGAAAGACTTGCTAGAGCAAAACCCATCTTTTGTTTTCTTTTTGCCTCGGAAAGCGCATGACGTATTAGGTACGGCGGGAATTCCTTTGCTGCCTATGGCCTCAGTTGCGGGTGATTCGAGCATTTTACCTATGGGAACCCCAATACTTGCCGAAGTGCCACTAGTGAATGCTGACGGTACTTGGAGTGGCGTTCATCAGCTAAGGTTACTGCTGGTGCTAGACACTGGCGGTGCAGTGAAAGACAACCATTTAGATCTCTATTATGGAATGGGGCCTCGAGCGGGTATCGAAGCAGGGCACTACAAGTACTTTGGTCGAGTTTGGAAACTTGGCTTGAACCATTCTGCAACTCAAGCTCCTTGGGCTAAGCCACCAGAAAAACTGAGTAGATAG
- a CDS encoding DUF2850 domain-containing protein, with product MNKPVRGARQRIPGVNPQAKATKSPMQKWVERSLMLVVAVGVVFVIYAYFDLYQRYREQNMPKDRLYGMWVEQEVAPYMADRFVIGKRGVLIDGAVVSTQFNFDGQYFEYTSGGKQIKFILLDKNLSKMKLVTDLPYQPVYQLSGSHKNRSRWQFTD from the coding sequence ATGAATAAGCCTGTTAGAGGTGCTAGACAACGAATTCCAGGCGTCAATCCACAGGCGAAAGCCACCAAGTCACCAATGCAAAAATGGGTTGAGCGCTCTCTAATGCTCGTCGTAGCAGTTGGAGTGGTCTTTGTCATATACGCATACTTCGATTTGTATCAACGGTATCGAGAGCAAAACATGCCCAAAGATCGTCTGTACGGTATGTGGGTTGAGCAAGAAGTTGCGCCGTATATGGCTGATCGTTTTGTGATAGGTAAAAGAGGAGTACTCATTGACGGCGCAGTAGTGTCTACTCAATTTAATTTCGACGGCCAGTACTTTGAATATACTTCTGGTGGCAAGCAGATAAAGTTCATATTGCTCGATAAGAACTTGTCGAAAATGAAGTTAGTGACAGATCTGCCCTACCAACCTGTCTACCAATTGTCAGGAAGTCATAAAAATCGATCTAGATGGCAATTCACCGATTGA
- the argA gene encoding amino-acid N-acetyltransferase: MKIRSTELVKGFRQSAPYVNAHRGKIMVIMLGGEAMQDQNFTNIISDIALLHSLGVKIVVVHGARPQINQTLSDNNYQTDYHKGIRVTDETALKHVMQAVGQVQLEITARLSMSLNNTPMAGKQLNVISGNFVISQPLGVDDGVDYCNSGRIRRMNTDGILSALELGSIVLLGPVAGSVTGESFNLLSEEVATHAAIKLGAEKLIGFCSEQGIIDEDGNAIAEIFPSEAEERLIQLEEAYAQNNEYSGTLRFLRSAVSACRSGVPRSHLVSYKEDGALIQELFSFDGIGTQVVKASAERLRTAKIDDIGGILELIQPLEAQGVLVRRSREQLEQEIHQFTIIEKDGLVIGCAALYPYNEDKTAEVACMAIHTEYREGNRGLMLLAHLKQQSRKFGIESIFVLTTHSQHWFLEQGFIEVTVESLPIQRQDLYNLQRRSKIFSLAV, encoded by the coding sequence GTGAAAATTCGTAGCACCGAACTCGTCAAAGGTTTTAGACAATCAGCCCCTTATGTCAATGCTCACAGAGGGAAAATCATGGTTATCATGCTTGGTGGTGAAGCCATGCAAGACCAAAACTTCACGAACATCATTAGTGATATTGCTCTACTTCACAGTTTAGGCGTTAAAATTGTTGTAGTTCATGGTGCGCGCCCTCAAATCAACCAAACCTTATCAGATAACAACTACCAAACCGACTATCACAAAGGTATTCGTGTCACCGATGAAACAGCTCTAAAGCATGTAATGCAAGCTGTAGGGCAGGTTCAGTTAGAAATAACTGCAAGGCTATCCATGAGCTTAAACAATACGCCGATGGCTGGAAAACAGCTCAATGTGATAAGCGGAAACTTCGTCATTTCACAGCCGTTAGGCGTCGATGATGGTGTTGATTACTGTAATAGTGGCCGAATTAGACGAATGAACACCGACGGCATACTCAGCGCACTAGAGCTAGGTTCAATTGTATTGCTTGGGCCAGTTGCTGGTTCAGTGACTGGAGAGTCATTCAACTTATTGTCAGAAGAAGTCGCCACACATGCAGCGATCAAATTAGGCGCAGAAAAACTCATCGGCTTTTGCTCTGAACAAGGCATTATTGACGAAGATGGCAACGCAATCGCAGAAATATTTCCGTCAGAAGCCGAAGAACGCTTGATCCAACTCGAAGAAGCCTATGCTCAGAACAATGAATATTCTGGTACATTGCGATTCTTACGTTCGGCAGTTTCAGCCTGCCGCTCAGGCGTGCCAAGAAGCCATTTAGTGAGCTACAAAGAAGATGGCGCGTTAATTCAAGAGCTGTTTTCTTTCGATGGGATCGGCACTCAAGTAGTAAAAGCCAGTGCGGAAAGATTGAGAACGGCAAAAATTGACGATATTGGCGGCATACTAGAGCTCATACAACCTCTCGAGGCGCAAGGTGTACTAGTACGCCGCTCCAGAGAGCAGCTCGAGCAAGAAATTCATCAATTTACTATCATCGAGAAAGATGGGTTGGTCATAGGCTGCGCTGCACTGTACCCATACAACGAAGATAAAACAGCTGAAGTGGCCTGTATGGCGATACATACTGAATATCGAGAGGGAAACCGTGGTTTGATGCTGCTTGCACACCTGAAGCAACAGTCAAGAAAGTTCGGCATTGAGTCTATTTTTGTTCTTACCACACATAGCCAGCACTGGTTTTTAGAGCAAGGTTTTATCGAGGTAACAGTCGAATCTTTACCTATACAAAGGCAGGATTTATATAACTTGCAAAGACGTTCTAAAATATTTTCTCTAGCTGTATAA
- the recD gene encoding exodeoxyribonuclease V subunit alpha: MKDVLLNELKHLSLLGNIRPIDYQFSRFIYTQLSNNQDEVSFLAGLLSIELGKGNVCLPIFDNKGITKQFIHTVARLFEHNADLVKKVEGIDWREILASNALVGTGQHAVPIIFDGYRLYMQRYWQYETVLVDKLQALSMPVTLDSERLVNLSNVLNELFCRNYSYLFKALSEERKQGNLSIPTTQRLVCDYLDVVDTDSIDWQAVDGVCQQAQSPEGLSELDILVTKQVCADWQKIAASIALTRKLAVISGGPGTGKTTTVTKLLLALAAQAKHNNEQPIIKLAAPTGKAAARLTESVGKALASIHFDESLKAVVPTESSTIHRLLGAIPNSVKFQHDRSNPLKVDVLVIDEASMVDLSMMYRIIEALPDNARLILLGDKDQLSSVEAGSVLGDICQFLKHGYSSVQAKSIAALTHHHIASHSSALPVISDSLCMLQKSYRFDIRSGIGQLAKAINKGHFEELEKVYQNDFRDIVQFSVNKTNLNQMIRTIVEKYRDYLKPIEESSEHTGNVLELARLSLDAFSRCRLLCALREGDYGVSGLNQKIEQGLEARKLIYVKGEQWYHGRPVMVTRNDHNLGLYNGDIGICIFDGERLRVFFELPDGTIKAFLPSRVPEHETAYAMTIHKSQGSEFDFVQMILPKEYNPVLTRELVYTGVTRARQYFELYSDKVLLKKAIRSKTVRASGLAAKLSAF; this comes from the coding sequence ATGAAAGACGTTTTACTCAACGAGCTGAAGCACCTGTCTCTTTTGGGCAACATTCGCCCTATTGACTATCAATTTTCTCGTTTTATTTACACTCAATTATCCAATAACCAAGATGAAGTTTCGTTTCTGGCTGGCTTGCTCAGTATTGAGTTAGGTAAGGGGAATGTATGTCTGCCTATTTTTGACAATAAAGGCATAACGAAACAGTTCATTCACACGGTTGCTCGTTTATTTGAGCACAATGCAGACCTTGTTAAAAAGGTGGAAGGTATTGATTGGCGAGAGATTCTAGCCAGTAACGCATTAGTTGGTACAGGTCAGCATGCAGTACCGATAATTTTTGATGGTTATAGGTTGTATATGCAGCGCTATTGGCAATACGAAACTGTATTGGTTGATAAGCTTCAGGCGCTTTCTATGCCTGTCACGCTTGATAGTGAGCGATTAGTCAACCTGTCGAATGTTCTCAATGAACTGTTTTGTCGCAATTACAGCTATTTATTTAAGGCATTGAGTGAAGAGCGAAAGCAGGGCAATTTGTCTATCCCAACGACTCAGAGACTAGTTTGTGATTACTTGGATGTGGTTGATACAGACAGCATTGATTGGCAAGCTGTGGACGGCGTATGCCAGCAGGCTCAGAGCCCTGAAGGGCTATCTGAGCTAGACATCTTGGTTACAAAGCAGGTTTGCGCTGATTGGCAAAAAATCGCGGCCTCTATCGCGTTAACCCGAAAGCTAGCAGTGATATCTGGTGGGCCGGGTACTGGAAAAACAACAACAGTAACCAAGCTATTATTGGCACTAGCAGCGCAAGCTAAACACAACAATGAACAACCGATCATTAAGCTCGCGGCACCAACCGGGAAAGCGGCGGCAAGATTGACAGAGTCGGTAGGTAAGGCGCTTGCGAGTATCCATTTTGATGAAAGCCTGAAAGCCGTTGTTCCCACAGAGTCTAGTACTATTCACCGTCTACTTGGTGCAATTCCGAATAGTGTAAAATTTCAGCATGACCGCAGTAACCCACTAAAGGTGGATGTGTTAGTGATTGACGAGGCATCGATGGTCGATTTATCGATGATGTATCGCATTATTGAAGCATTGCCTGACAATGCTCGACTAATTTTATTAGGAGACAAAGATCAGTTGTCTTCAGTAGAAGCGGGCTCAGTGCTAGGTGATATTTGTCAGTTCCTTAAACATGGTTATAGCTCAGTACAGGCTAAATCTATTGCTGCGTTAACTCATCACCATATTGCTAGTCATTCATCAGCATTGCCTGTGATTTCTGACAGCTTATGCATGCTGCAAAAAAGCTATCGATTTGATATTCGCTCTGGCATTGGTCAGCTTGCGAAAGCAATAAATAAAGGCCACTTTGAGGAGCTAGAGAAAGTCTATCAAAATGATTTTCGCGACATTGTTCAGTTTAGTGTGAACAAAACCAACCTCAATCAAATGATTCGCACGATTGTGGAGAAATATCGAGATTACTTAAAGCCAATTGAAGAGAGCAGTGAACATACTGGCAACGTGCTTGAGCTGGCAAGATTATCGTTAGACGCGTTTTCTCGCTGTCGTTTGCTGTGTGCTTTAAGAGAAGGGGACTATGGAGTTTCTGGGCTCAATCAAAAGATAGAGCAAGGGTTGGAAGCGAGAAAACTCATATATGTGAAAGGAGAGCAGTGGTATCACGGAAGGCCAGTGATGGTGACGAGAAATGACCATAACTTGGGCTTATATAATGGTGATATTGGTATTTGTATCTTTGATGGCGAGCGATTGAGAGTATTTTTTGAGTTGCCAGATGGCACTATCAAGGCTTTCCTTCCAAGTCGAGTACCAGAGCATGAAACGGCGTATGCCATGACTATTCATAAATCTCAGGGTAGTGAATTTGACTTTGTGCAAATGATTTTGCCAAAAGAGTACAACCCAGTTTTGACTAGAGAGTTGGTCTATACAGGCGTGACTAGAGCTCGGCAGTACTTTGAACTTTATAGTGACAAGGTGTTGCTGAAGAAGGCGATTAGATCGAAAACAGTTAGAGCAAGTGGATTGGCTGCAAAGTTAAGTGCGTTTTAA